The region TGTCACTTCCATCGTCACGAGAGGCAGATCAAACACTTGACGGACATCGACTTTGAACGGTTTTACGTCACGCAAAGAAGACCCGCATCCTTGACACGTATCTACGCGATGGACGACACGATGGTGTGGATGTTCCACTTGACAGAGCGTCGTTCCCTCATGTCCCTCCTGTCCGCCAGGCTTTTTGCCAGACGGCTCGCGGGAGGAACGCTTTTTCTCAAAACGGTCGGAAGATGGGGGCAGATGGCTATTAGAGCTGTTTTTTTTCGTGCGTGCTTCCAGCTCTTGAACGCGATACTTCAGTTGTTCATTTTCTTTGCGTAGCTGTTTGTTTTCTTGACGCAAATGTTCATTTTCTTGAATGAGTTGATGAATGAGCTGTTTTTGTTGTTGGACTTTGCTGATTAAGCTTTCAACCGTCAATACAGCTTGTTGTACCGTCAACATGCGATTCACCTCCTTGTCTATCAATATTCACATCATAGACAGGAAAACCAAAAAATATTCAGCTCACTTTATGAGGTGGCTGAATAGTTACGTGGTTTCACTACTATACTTACTTAGGTGTCTTGTTTGTTATAGAATATGCTCTTAATAATCATTAATCAATCCCATACTATTTTTTTCTGAAAACATGAAACCCATTCTTCTCAACAATAGTTTTTACCGCAAGATCCTCCTCTAAATAATTGAGATACACTATGATGAATGGTAAAAGATACAATGTTCTAAAATAAACTAGATTTGAAAATCCAATTTCAAATAACATTAACACAAAAAATAACAAATATGCTGTATTTTTTGATTTCAAGTTTTTGTAAAGAAACATGAACAGAGTCAAATAAATTACTAATGTAAAAAAGAATGTACCCCTTAAAGCTGTTTCTATTATACCGGAATCTGCATACATTAATTCCGGAGAGAATCCAATACCTACTCCTCTAAATGGGTTTTCTGAAATATATTCAAGATTATTTCGCAATCCTCCCGTTTGAGAATATCGACCAATAAACCCGTTTCTTTCAGAAGTTAATTTATCTTGGATTAGAGCACTAAAGCTTTCTATAAAGTATCCTACTGAATCCCAATTAATAATAAATACTATTAAAAGAAAAAATGTTAGGCAGTAAAGAAAAATTGTTTTTTTTCTCAATAAAATAATTAAGAAGTACATTAAACCTATTAAAACGAACAAATAACCGGTAACCGAATTTAAGGCTACTCCAAGAATTAAATAAGCAACAACTAAGCATAGATATAATACTTTTTTTGTTTTTTCGAAGCTTTTAAAGTTCAAAAATGCAAAGATAAAAAAGTAAAAACCAGCAATAGAATGTGTAGAAAATGTTAAAACTGGTTTATCAAAAGCCATCATAAGTACCATTAATTCTGGGTAAAAGTCATTATAATAGTTAGTAAAGAATTCTTTGACTAACAAGTTTTGATTTACAATAAAAAAACCTAACACTAAATTCAATATATTAACGATTATAAAAACTTTAGGTACAAGATTATTTACCTTTATGTCTTTTAAATTTAAACAAAAAAGCACGGATAATAAAAAATAAAGAACACTAGCACCATAAGAGTATTCTACGAATGGGCTAAACAAAGTATTAACTGCTAAGATTAAATTTATACAAATAAACGAAATCAAAAAAAATATATTTAATTTAAAATTTAGGAGTATGAGTAAAGCAAACATAGCCATAAGCAAAAATAAATTAACATATAACATAACTTGAGATATATTTGAATTTATTGAAGTCGGCGTAAAAATCCCAACTACAAATAATAGAGCTACGATAAATGTATTTAGTTTTTGTTTAATTAATCCCATTGAAATTTCTGACCTCATATTTTTTCTCCTTCAAAGCAGAATAATAGATTATACTGCGGAAAATTATTTTCAAGGGATTTTCAAACTTTGTCAAAGGCAAGCAGCGAATCATTCCCACCTATGGAAAGCACTAAGGCGTCAAGCTGATCGGTACGTTAAATTACGAAACAGGTGACCTTTTTTGTGTAGAAGAAGAACGTTACGATGCCGAAGCCTTTCTCCAGTTTCTTCAGCGTGTGTTGGAACAATATCCGACTGGGAAGATCGTGATGGTGCTTGACAACGCCCGTATTCACCATGCCAAACTCATTCAACCGTTTTTGGAAGAACACAAGCACCGCTTAGAGCTATTGTTTTTGCAGCCATACAGCCCTCAACTCAATCTCATTGCAGGGCTGTGGAAATGGCTGAAATCGGATGTGATTTATAACGCGTTCTATTCCTCTGTGCAAGAAATTCGTGCAAATGTGCAAGAGTTTATTTGTCGACTCAATCAACAACCAGAACAAGCAATCGATCAGATTGTAAATCTTTAATTCAACTTATACATATAAGTTCAGATTGAAAAATCGACATAAGTAAGGCGTTTAAGTTAGGCAAAAGAGCGATTAAGACGTTTTATATATGTCGGCAAATCAATCTGGATTTATATAATTCATTATAGTAAATGACAGGAGTAATAATCACATTTCTTTGAATTTGGTTTTTTAAGTAATTACCAATCACTCTGCAATATTTCGCACCAAATAAACTAATTCCGTAAGAGCCATTATAGATATAATTACATAGGATTAGATGTTTTTGAGATAAACCTGTCTCTTCTGTAAAGGTAAGCGTTTGATTTGTTTTCCCCTACTTCCGCATCAACTGTTGAACTAACGTAGTATACTATTTTGAATAAATATATCTTATATACCAATTAACAAACCTTTTAATTCCTTCTTGAATAGGAGTATCGGGCTTAAATCCCACATCATTAATCAAATCAGAAATATCCGCATACGTTTGGTAAACATCACCTGGCTGCATTGGATAAAATTCCTTTATTGCCTTTTTGCCTAGTGCATGTTCAATTGCCTGGATAAAGTCTATTAGCTTTACCGGCTTGTTGTTGCCTATATTATAAATCTTATACGGTAACTCTTTATTCTTAAGAGCAGCAGAATTTTCTATTAGTTTAGTTACTCCATTTACAATGTCATCAATGTACGTGAAATCTCGATACATATCACCATTATTAAATATTTTTATAGGTTTCCCTTCCATAATAGCTTTTGTGAAAGAAAAATACGCCATATCAGGTCTTCCATAAGGACCATAGACCGTAAAGAAACGCAAACCAGTCGTTGGTATTTTATAAAGATGGCTATAAGTATGCGCCATTAGTTCATTTGATTTTTTGGTTGCTGCATATAAGCTAACTGGATTATCTACTCTATCTTCCGTCGAAAATGGAATTTTCTTATTTGCACCATAAACAGAGCTTGATGATGCATAAAGGAGATGGTCAACTTGATGGTGCCTACACATTTCAAGAATATTTAAGAATCCAACAATATTTGATTGTATATAGGCGTCCGGGTTTTCAATGCTGTATCTTACACCGGCTTGTGCAGCAAGATTAATGACGACATTAATTTTATTTTCAGCAAACAGTTTTGCAAGATATTCCTTATCCGTTAAATCTGCTTTATGGAAAGTAAAGTTTTCATATTTATTTAATATATTTAGACGGCTGTCCTTAAGGGTAACATCATAATAATCATTAAGGTTATCATACCCTATAACTTTGCACCCCATCTCCAACAGCTTTTTAGATAAGTGCATACCGATAAAGCCAGCAGCACCTGTTACTAGATATGTCTTTTTACAATCAACAGGTTTCAAATTCATTTTTTAAACCCCTACCCCGTAATATTTAAATCCTTTTTCAAGCATTGTTTTTTTGTTATAAATATTCCTTAAATCAAAGAAGTAATCACCGCCGTTGATTTCTCTATACTTTTCAAAATCAAGATTTCTAAACTCATTCCATTCAGTGAGAATGACAGTTGCATCCGTATTTGCAATAGCGTCGTAAGCTGTTTCACACCAAGTAATATTCTCTTGAATCTCTTTAAGACGCCATGTTCCCTCTTTTATGCCTTTAGGGTCGTATATCTTAAATTTTGCTCCTCGCTTAGCAAGCTCTGGTAAAATTACAAGCGCAGGTGCTTCTCTCATATCATCGGTATTAGGCTTAAATGTAATACCAAGAATAGCAAGAGTTTTGCCTTCAACACTCCCCATGGCATTAACAATTTTGTCTACCATCTTAAGCTTTTGTCTTTCGTTAGCTTTTATCGTTGCTTCAACCAGAGAAAGTGTTTCACCGTGTTCTTGAGCAATTCTTGCGAGAGCCTTTGTATCTTTCGGGAAACAACTTCCTCCATAACCAGGCCCTGCATGCAAAAATTTTGGTGAAATACGACCATCTTTCCCCATAGCTTTGGCCACTTTTTGAACATCAGCTCCGACCTTTTCACACAAGTTAGCAATTTCATTAATAAAGGTTACTTTCATTGCAAGAAAGGCATTTGAGGCATACTTTATCATCTCTGCCGTTTCAATATTTGTTTCTACAAATGGAGTTTCATTGATATATAGAACTCTATAGACATCTTTCATTATATTAAAAGCTCTTTCACTCTCTGCACCTATTACAACTCTATCTGGATGAGTAAAATCATGAACAGCCGACCCCTCTCTTAAAAATTCCGGGTTCGATACCACATCAAAAGGAAAGTCTACCCCTCTTTCTTTAAGAGTTTCCTGAACCACTGCCTTAACTTTTTGACCAGTCCCCACAGGGACAGTTGACTTATTTACAATCACCTTATATCCATTCATAAATTTTGCAATATTATTTGCTACCGTAAATACATATTGAAGGTCGGCACTGCCATCATCAGAGGGTGGTGTACCTACAGCTATAAAAATTATATCATTATTTTCAACTGCTTCTTTAATATCAGTTGTAAAGTTAAGTCGTCTATAAAAAAAGTTTCTTTGTACTATCGTTTCAAGCCCCGGCTCGTATATAGGAATAATTCCTTTTTTTAGATTTTCAATCTTTTCATGATCAATATCTACACAGGTTACTTCGTGACCAAAGTCTGATAGAAGCGCTCCTGACACTAAACCGACATATCCTGTACCGACTACTGCTATTTTGGACATATTCTACACTCCAAATCACTTTATTTATTACAAATTTGATTAATTTTTTGCATATATGCTTTCACAACTATATTTCTATCAAACTCTTTCTCAACTTTTTTTCTAGAATTTTCACCCATTTGTTTTTTCTCTTCGTATGTTAGATTAATAAATTTCTCAATCTGTTCTACGAGACTATTGGTGTTTTTTGCTTCAAATGTATAACCGTTTTTACCTTCTTCAATCGTTTCTCTGCAACCGGGTATATTAGAAGCAATTAATGCTCTGCCTGTAGCAGCCGCTTCTAGTAATACATTTGACAAACCTTCTCCACCGTGGGATGGCTGTATAAGACAATGAGCTTCTTCAATAAAAGGCTTCACATCTGATTGATATCCGAAATAATTAATATAGCCCTCATTTTGAAATTGGTTAATCTTATCATTGTAATGTGGTTGTGTTTTCTCAATGAATCCAATTACATTAAATCTAGTATTTGGATATTTTTGTTTTATAATTTTTGCAGCTTCTAAATATTGATCAATTCCTTTATCTTTCATTATCCTTCCGATAAAAATAAACGTTAATATCTCTTCATCCGGAAAATCTTTATATTTATACTCTTCCAAGTTTACTCCGGAACCTGGAATAAGCTCATAGGGTCCTTTTACTATTTTTTTATCCACTAATGTTTTCATATCTTCTGTATTTTGGAAGAAAACGCAATAGGATTTTTTTAAACTAATTCTATACATAATGGATAAAAAATTTCTTAAGAGAAAACCTCTATTGAATCCACTTCCTAAACCAGTGATATTGTTTATACAAGGAACGTTTAAAAGTCTACATGCCAATCCACCATAAATGTTGGGTTTAATTGTATATGTTAATACAACATCCGGTTTTATTCTTCTCAGCAGTTTAATGTAATGTAAGATTAATTTAAAATCAGTAAATGGATTTGTTCCTCTCCTATCAACATTTGTCTCTACAAATTTACAACCCCATTCGACCATTTTATCCACTTTTT is a window of Geobacillus kaustophilus DNA encoding:
- a CDS encoding NAD-dependent epimerase encodes the protein MNLKPVDCKKTYLVTGAAGFIGMHLSKKLLEMGCKVIGYDNLNDYYDVTLKDSRLNILNKYENFTFHKADLTDKEYLAKLFAENKINVVINLAAQAGVRYSIENPDAYIQSNIVGFLNILEMCRHHQVDHLLYASSSSVYGANKKIPFSTEDRVDNPVSLYAATKKSNELMAHTYSHLYKIPTTGLRFFTVYGPYGRPDMAYFSFTKAIMEGKPIKIFNNGDMYRDFTYIDDIVNGVTKLIENSAALKNKELPYKIYNIGNNKPVKLIDFIQAIEHALGKKAIKEFYPMQPGDVYQTYADISDLINDVGFKPDTPIQEGIKRFVNWYIRYIYSK
- a CDS encoding UDP-glucose dehydrogenase family protein, with amino-acid sequence MSKIAVVGTGYVGLVSGALLSDFGHEVTCVDIDHEKIENLKKGIIPIYEPGLETIVQRNFFYRRLNFTTDIKEAVENNDIIFIAVGTPPSDDGSADLQYVFTVANNIAKFMNGYKVIVNKSTVPVGTGQKVKAVVQETLKERGVDFPFDVVSNPEFLREGSAVHDFTHPDRVVIGAESERAFNIMKDVYRVLYINETPFVETNIETAEMIKYASNAFLAMKVTFINEIANLCEKVGADVQKVAKAMGKDGRISPKFLHAGPGYGGSCFPKDTKALARIAQEHGETLSLVEATIKANERQKLKMVDKIVNAMGSVEGKTLAILGITFKPNTDDMREAPALVILPELAKRGAKFKIYDPKGIKEGTWRLKEIQENITWCETAYDAIANTDATVILTEWNEFRNLDFEKYREINGGDYFFDLRNIYNKKTMLEKGFKYYGVGV
- a CDS encoding glycosyltransferase family 4 protein, with the translated sequence MSKKILLLGNHGFVIYNFRKELVKELLKKGYEVYISLPKDEKVDKMVEWGCKFVETNVDRRGTNPFTDFKLILHYIKLLRRIKPDVVLTYTIKPNIYGGLACRLLNVPCINNITGLGSGFNRGFLLRNFLSIMYRISLKKSYCVFFQNTEDMKTLVDKKIVKGPYELIPGSGVNLEEYKYKDFPDEEILTFIFIGRIMKDKGIDQYLEAAKIIKQKYPNTRFNVIGFIEKTQPHYNDKINQFQNEGYINYFGYQSDVKPFIEEAHCLIQPSHGGEGLSNVLLEAAATGRALIASNIPGCRETIEEGKNGYTFEAKNTNSLVEQIEKFINLTYEEKKQMGENSRKKVEKEFDRNIVVKAYMQKINQICNK